Proteins from a genomic interval of Paenibacillus sp. FSL H8-0048:
- a CDS encoding NAD-dependent epimerase/dehydratase family protein: MTKALVTGATGFLGRHTVRRLARMGWEVYAQGRNPEQGKQLEQEGAVFLAGDLRDPETAYSFCRKMDIVFHCAALSSPWGKYKEFYTCNVEATSHIVEGCKRHGVGRLVHISTPSVYSSQRPRFGIRESDPLPGRPANAYAATKLIAEQVVRQASGEGLTAFMLRPRAIFGPMDNALFPRLLAANESKGVPLMNGGAARLDLTCVDNVVDAMLLCCEAPVSASGSVYNITNGEPLRFEELVTRLFSLLGLPLRTRRLPYPVAYTAAALMEGIYKVLPIPGEPLLTRYSAAALGISQTLDITLARKQLGYQPRITTDEGLRAFAEWWREQQ, translated from the coding sequence ATGACCAAAGCGCTGGTAACAGGTGCAACCGGATTTCTCGGACGGCATACCGTCCGGAGGCTGGCCCGGATGGGCTGGGAGGTCTACGCGCAGGGACGCAACCCGGAGCAGGGGAAGCAGCTGGAGCAGGAAGGGGCAGTGTTCCTGGCCGGGGATCTGCGTGACCCGGAAACTGCCTATAGCTTTTGCCGGAAAATGGATATTGTCTTCCATTGTGCAGCCTTGTCCTCACCTTGGGGGAAGTACAAGGAGTTCTATACATGCAATGTGGAGGCTACAAGCCATATAGTTGAGGGGTGCAAGCGGCATGGCGTAGGAAGGCTTGTTCATATCTCCACGCCCAGTGTATATTCCAGCCAGCGGCCCCGCTTCGGCATCCGGGAGAGTGATCCGCTTCCCGGGCGGCCGGCCAATGCTTATGCCGCAACGAAGCTGATTGCCGAGCAGGTAGTCCGGCAGGCTTCGGGTGAAGGACTTACTGCCTTCATGCTCCGGCCCAGAGCCATATTCGGCCCGATGGACAACGCCTTGTTTCCCCGGCTGCTGGCAGCGAATGAGAGCAAGGGGGTGCCGCTGATGAATGGCGGCGCGGCGCGGCTTGATCTCACATGCGTAGATAATGTAGTCGATGCCATGCTGCTCTGCTGTGAAGCCCCGGTCTCTGCTTCCGGCAGCGTCTACAACATCACCAATGGTGAGCCGCTAAGGTTCGAAGAGCTGGTCACCCGGCTATTCTCACTGCTGGGGCTTCCGCTGCGCACCCGGCGTCTGCCCTACCCGGTAGCTTATACCGCAGCGGCTCTAATGGAGGGGATTTACAAGGTGCTGCCTATCCCGGGGGAGCCGCTGCTGACCCGTTATTCTGCAGCCGCACTCGGTATCTCCCAGACACTGGATATTACACTGGCCCGCAAGCAACTGGGTTATCAACCGCGTATAACAACAGACGAGGGACTTCGTGCCTTTGCAGAATGGTGGAGGGAACAGCAATGA
- a CDS encoding MBL fold metallo-hydrolase: protein MITEIPVGLSILSAGYCLHPERLTLRGGTLKPVTFPAGYALIRHPEYGPILFDTGYSARFFQETASLPASLYRKITPVVYKEEESAVRQLQAGGISPEEVRYVVLSHFHADHIGGVRDFPQAQYIYLQKSYDAVCGLGPVRATKAGFLPGLLPEDFRLRSIPVDETSAKRALPQGLPFSEAYDLLGDGSLLAVELSGHAAGMIGVFVSTGEHDYLLCADTVWSSRAFRENRKPHPAAGLIMSSRTEYHRNFERLRQLHEQFPLLRIVPSHCREALAHWGTGSVT, encoded by the coding sequence ATGATTACAGAAATTCCAGTTGGATTATCTATATTGTCTGCGGGCTATTGCCTGCATCCCGAGCGGCTGACGCTGCGCGGAGGCACACTGAAGCCGGTTACCTTCCCGGCAGGTTATGCCCTGATCCGGCATCCGGAATACGGACCCATCCTGTTCGATACAGGCTACAGCGCGCGTTTCTTCCAAGAGACAGCGAGTCTGCCAGCCTCCCTATACCGCAAGATTACTCCGGTTGTCTACAAGGAGGAAGAGAGTGCAGTGCGGCAGTTGCAGGCAGGCGGGATCTCGCCGGAGGAGGTGCGGTATGTGGTGCTGTCGCATTTTCATGCCGACCATATCGGCGGGGTACGGGATTTTCCGCAGGCACAGTATATTTATTTGCAGAAATCTTACGATGCCGTATGCGGGCTGGGTCCTGTGCGGGCTACGAAGGCGGGATTCCTGCCCGGGCTGCTGCCGGAGGATTTCAGATTACGCTCTATCCCTGTGGACGAAACCTCGGCGAAGCGTGCGCTGCCGCAAGGCCTTCCGTTCTCGGAAGCCTATGATCTGCTTGGAGACGGCAGCCTGCTGGCGGTTGAGCTGTCGGGCCATGCCGCCGGAATGATCGGCGTATTCGTCTCTACCGGCGAGCATGATTATCTGCTCTGCGCAGATACGGTCTGGTCGAGCCGGGCGTTTCGGGAGAACCGTAAGCCGCACCCGGCAGCAGGCCTGATCATGTCCAGCCGGACAGAATACCACCGCAATTTCGAGCGGCTGCGTCAGCTGCATGAACAATTTCCCCTGCTGCGGATTGTGCCCAGCCATTGCCGCGAGGCGCTTGCGCACTGGGGAACAGGAAGTGTGACATGA
- a CDS encoding F390 synthetase-related protein, which yields MKRIRLVITHYILTKWGRHWKNRAALEQWQEKRIRLHADKVRQGSKFYRELWAGIPSKDWRSFPVIGKQEMMENFDQLNTVGITKEQAFAEAYEAENSRNFKPTLQGVTVGLSSGTSGNRGIFLVGEEEQAAWTGTVLAKLLPGGLWKRARIAFFLRANSNLYESVKQGRLQFRYFDLLEPLPRLLNRMKEYQPDIWIAPPSMLRLLAEAQQSGELKLHPRRIIAVAEVLDPLDRQQIEQTFGQKVHQAYQCTEGFLGATCSHGTLHLNEDIVHIGKEMLDEQSRRFVPIVTDFSRSVQPIVRYRLNDILTEAAEPCPCGSLFTAIERIEGRCDDILYLRHAADSTNVTVFPDFVTRAVLAASADIEHYRVIQHSLTELEISYRTRTGTDHGTEQQITTELTHLFARLSCIPPQLTFTAYNFVPGTVKLRRVERSWKP from the coding sequence ATGAAGCGCATTAGACTGGTGATCACCCATTATATTCTCACTAAGTGGGGCAGACACTGGAAGAACCGGGCAGCGCTCGAGCAGTGGCAGGAGAAGCGTATCCGGCTCCATGCAGATAAGGTGAGGCAGGGCTCGAAGTTCTACAGGGAGCTGTGGGCAGGCATTCCGTCCAAGGATTGGCGGAGCTTCCCCGTAATCGGGAAGCAGGAGATGATGGAGAATTTCGATCAGCTCAACACAGTTGGCATTACGAAGGAGCAGGCCTTTGCCGAGGCCTATGAAGCGGAGAACAGCAGGAACTTCAAGCCTACGCTGCAAGGCGTCACCGTCGGGTTATCCTCGGGAACCTCCGGCAACCGGGGTATTTTTCTTGTTGGAGAGGAAGAGCAGGCTGCCTGGACCGGTACGGTGCTCGCGAAGCTTTTGCCGGGTGGACTGTGGAAGCGGGCGAGAATTGCTTTTTTCCTGCGGGCAAACAGTAATTTGTATGAATCTGTGAAGCAAGGACGGCTGCAGTTCCGGTATTTCGATCTGCTGGAGCCGCTTCCCCGGCTCTTGAACCGAATGAAGGAGTACCAGCCAGATATCTGGATTGCACCGCCGTCCATGCTGCGACTGCTGGCTGAGGCACAGCAATCAGGTGAGCTGAAGCTGCATCCCCGCCGGATCATTGCGGTTGCGGAAGTGCTGGACCCGCTCGACCGGCAGCAGATTGAGCAGACCTTCGGGCAGAAGGTCCATCAGGCCTATCAGTGTACCGAGGGCTTCCTCGGGGCTACCTGTAGCCACGGGACGCTGCACCTCAATGAAGATATTGTACATATCGGCAAAGAAATGCTGGATGAACAATCACGCCGGTTCGTGCCCATCGTGACCGATTTCTCCAGAAGTGTGCAGCCCATCGTCCGATACCGGCTGAATGATATTCTGACCGAAGCGGCAGAGCCGTGTCCCTGTGGTTCGCTGTTCACGGCCATTGAGCGGATCGAAGGACGCTGCGACGATATTCTGTATCTGCGCCATGCGGCAGACAGCACGAACGTTACGGTATTCCCTGATTTCGTTACCCGGGCCGTGTTGGCGGCTTCCGCAGACATTGAGCATTACAGGGTCATCCAGCACAGCCTCACTGAGCTGGAAATCTCCTATCGTACACGAACCGGCACCGATCATGGCACAGAGCAGCAGATTACAACAGAGCTGACGCACTTGTTCGCGAGGCTGTCCTGTATCCCTCCGCAGCTGACTTTTACCGCCTACAATTTCGTGCCCGGAACTGTGAAGCTGCGCCGGGTGGAGAGGAGCTGGAAGCCGTGA